One Argiope bruennichi chromosome 5, qqArgBrue1.1, whole genome shotgun sequence DNA segment encodes these proteins:
- the LOC129969072 gene encoding uncharacterized protein LOC129969072, whose protein sequence is MINMFKRKTTLPARPPIPSKDEIIDDLTQATPDDVVFKIDPKDKLFILDAHDINDLPEDLNDSGLKDQTEFLDPHQAYIKVASFMEKMNHLEKHLSELEKNKNNLKILEENLLSDITKVEEEFKKRSET, encoded by the exons atgataaatatgtttaaaagaaaaactactctTCCTGCCAGACCACCTATTCCAAGTAAAGATGAAATCATTGATGATCTAACTCAAGCGACACCAGATGATGTAGTATTTAAAATAGAtccaaaagataaattatttattttag ATGCCCATGACATCAATGATTTGCCTGAAGATCTTAATGATTCTGGTTTGAAAGATCAAACAGAATTCCTTGATCCTCATCAAGCATATATAAAG gttgccagttttatggaaaaaatgaatcatttggaAAAGCATTTAAgtgaattagaaaaaaacaagaataatcttaaaattctgGAAGAAAATCTTTTGTCAGATATAACTAAAGTAGAAGAGGAGTTTAAAAAACGATCAGAAACATAG